The following proteins come from a genomic window of Pseudomonas sp. J452:
- a CDS encoding chromosome partitioning protein ParA produces MSMQNKPQMVEAVMFFNEQRGICKEMFFPEFEALLDGVVNMPEFADEQVRMAYLLINPRLLIRSVVFFYLDFDEKGAADTGWNLPLRHLADNAGRGPDLGAGPIRLACRSQCPVSWHQMHLWDPSLAPGKNDLVLLRDAVKRNALGLLVEDDSAAMVSPERLQMVAEDKWQAPDAVREAAQQQVEQKDQEHRLKTAQLIKQQRLRITTLGKQYEEEVARLKLAGEERLRSLQTEVHNLHQALRQQEELNASLKEQLNGQGATLQKSREEMTQQLRALERHGRTEVDILRSQFESELQAKVAASVAEYKEQVAIRDVELAYRTEQDTQLQQELERLKRERDEFASQGGGQILERLSKLGVVFVVYHPGAGHLTIPLQDIARYQDNPMSYAAAKCFVSEAQYRQWLSHYQQPTCEATLPSGDRCAMPIDRVETPSRFVIGDSNCCARHKAGSRLRTVS; encoded by the coding sequence ATGAGCATGCAGAACAAACCGCAGATGGTCGAAGCCGTGATGTTCTTCAATGAACAACGCGGTATCTGCAAGGAAATGTTCTTTCCCGAGTTCGAGGCATTGCTCGACGGCGTGGTCAACATGCCGGAGTTCGCCGACGAGCAGGTACGCATGGCCTACCTGCTGATTAACCCGCGCCTGCTGATCCGCTCCGTGGTGTTCTTCTACCTGGATTTCGACGAAAAAGGCGCTGCCGATACGGGCTGGAACCTGCCGTTGCGTCATCTGGCCGACAACGCCGGGCGCGGCCCCGACCTGGGCGCCGGTCCGATCCGCCTGGCCTGTCGCAGCCAGTGCCCGGTGTCTTGGCACCAGATGCACCTGTGGGATCCGAGCCTGGCGCCGGGCAAGAATGATCTGGTGCTGCTGCGTGATGCGGTCAAGCGCAACGCCCTGGGCCTGCTGGTGGAGGATGATTCCGCCGCGATGGTATCGCCCGAGCGCCTGCAGATGGTGGCCGAGGACAAGTGGCAGGCGCCTGATGCCGTGCGTGAGGCGGCGCAACAACAGGTCGAGCAGAAGGATCAGGAGCACCGCCTGAAGACTGCCCAGCTGATCAAGCAGCAGCGGCTGCGCATCACCACCCTGGGCAAACAGTACGAAGAAGAAGTGGCCCGCCTCAAGCTGGCCGGCGAAGAGCGTCTGCGCAGCCTGCAGACCGAAGTGCACAACCTGCACCAGGCCCTGCGTCAGCAGGAAGAGTTGAACGCCAGCCTGAAAGAGCAGCTGAACGGGCAGGGTGCGACACTGCAGAAAAGCCGCGAGGAAATGACCCAGCAGCTGCGTGCCCTGGAGCGTCACGGGCGAACCGAAGTGGATATCCTGCGCTCGCAGTTCGAGAGTGAGTTGCAGGCCAAGGTGGCGGCGTCGGTGGCCGAATATAAAGAGCAGGTGGCCATTCGTGATGTCGAACTGGCCTATCGCACTGAGCAGGACACCCAGCTGCAACAGGAACTGGAGCGCCTCAAGCGCGAGCGCGACGAGTTCGCCAGCCAGGGCGGCGGGCAGATTCTCGAGCGCCTTTCCAAGCTCGGTGTGGTGTTCGTGGTCTATCACCCGGGCGCCGGGCACCTGACCATCCCGCTGCAGGATATTGCCCGTTACCAGGACAACCCGATGAGCTATGCCGCGGCCAAGTGCTTTGTCTCCGAGGCGCAGTATCGGCAGTGGCTGAGTCATTACCAGCAGCCCACCTGCGAGGCGACCTTGCCCTCCGGTGATCGCTGCGCGATGCCGATCGACCGGGTGGAAACCCCCAGCCGCTTCGTCATCGGCGATTCCAACTGCTGCGCCCGGCACAAGGCGGGTAGCCGCTTGCGTACCGTCAGCTAG
- a CDS encoding nuclear transport factor 2 family protein, whose translation MSDNVQLQPAAATTLAQWHGLMQRNDLSQLPALLHPQAVFRSPMAHKPYAGAPMVSLILNTVSKVFVDFVYHRELASEDGLNVVLEFSAKVGERELKGIDMIRFDEAGKIVEFEVMIRPMSGLQVLGEEMGRRLAPFLAAKPA comes from the coding sequence GTGTCTGATAACGTTCAACTACAACCGGCAGCCGCCACCACCCTCGCGCAGTGGCATGGCCTGATGCAGCGCAATGACCTCAGTCAGCTGCCAGCTCTGCTGCACCCGCAAGCGGTATTCCGCTCGCCCATGGCGCACAAGCCCTATGCCGGCGCGCCCATGGTCTCGCTGATTCTCAATACCGTGAGCAAGGTGTTCGTCGACTTCGTCTACCACCGCGAACTGGCCAGTGAAGATGGCCTCAACGTGGTGCTGGAATTCAGCGCCAAGGTCGGTGAGCGCGAGCTCAAGGGCATCGACATGATCCGCTTCGACGAGGCCGGCAAGATTGTCGAGTTCGAGGTGATGATTCGGCCGATGAGCGGCCTGCAGGTCCTCGGTGAGGAGATGGGCAGGCGTCTGGCCCCTTTCCTGGCGGCCAAACCGGCCTGA
- a CDS encoding NADPH-dependent 2,4-dienoyl-CoA reductase: MSAQYPHLLAPLDLGFTTLKNRTLMGSMHTGLEEKPGGFERMAAYFAERARGGVGLMVTGGIGPNDEGGVYSGAAKLTTVEEAEKHKIVTRAVHEADGKICMQILHAGRYAYSPKSVAPSAIQAPINPFKPKELDEEGIEKQIQDFINCSVLAQQAEYDGVEIMGSEGYFINQFLAAHTNHRTDRWGGSYENRMRLAVEIVRRVREAVGPNFIIIYRLSMLDLVEGGSTWDEIVLLAKAIEKAGATIINTGIGWHEARIPTIATKVPRAAFTKVTAKLKGEVSIPLITTNRINTPEVAEQVLAEGDADMVSMARPFLADPDFVNKAAAGRADEINTCIGCNQACLDHTFGGKLTSCLVNPRACHETELNYIPTTTVKKIAVVGAGPAGLSAATVAAERGHSVTLFDSSSEIGGQFNVAKRVPGKEEFFETLRYFKRKLETTGVDLRLNTRVSADDLAKGGFDEVILATGIAPRTPAIPGIEHAKVISYLDAILQRKPVGQKVAVIGAGGIGFDVSEFITHQGEATSLNREEFWKEWGIDTALEARGGVAGVQAHPHPAAREVFLLQRKKSKVGDGLGKTTGWIHRTGLKNKNVQMLNSVEYLKVDDAGLHIRIAEGEPQVLPVDTVIVCAGQDPLRELQDGLVAAGQNVHLIGGADVASELDAKRAINQGSRLAAEL; encoded by the coding sequence ATGTCCGCTCAGTACCCGCACCTGCTGGCCCCCCTCGACCTCGGCTTCACCACCCTGAAGAACCGCACCCTGATGGGCTCCATGCACACCGGCCTGGAAGAGAAACCGGGTGGCTTCGAGCGCATGGCGGCCTACTTCGCCGAGCGCGCCCGTGGCGGCGTCGGCCTGATGGTCACCGGCGGTATCGGGCCGAACGATGAGGGCGGCGTGTATTCCGGCGCGGCCAAGCTGACCACAGTCGAAGAAGCCGAGAAGCACAAGATCGTCACCCGTGCCGTGCACGAGGCCGATGGCAAGATCTGCATGCAGATCCTGCATGCCGGCCGTTATGCCTACAGCCCGAAATCGGTAGCGCCGAGTGCGATCCAGGCGCCGATCAACCCGTTCAAGCCGAAAGAGCTGGACGAGGAAGGCATCGAGAAGCAGATCCAGGACTTCATCAATTGCTCCGTGCTGGCCCAGCAGGCCGAGTACGACGGCGTCGAGATCATGGGTTCGGAAGGTTATTTCATTAACCAGTTCCTCGCCGCCCACACCAACCACCGCACCGACCGCTGGGGCGGCAGCTACGAGAACCGCATGCGCTTGGCAGTGGAAATCGTCCGCCGCGTGCGTGAGGCCGTGGGCCCGAACTTCATCATCATCTACCGCCTGTCGATGCTCGACCTGGTCGAAGGCGGCAGCACCTGGGACGAGATCGTCCTGCTGGCCAAGGCCATCGAGAAGGCCGGCGCGACCATCATCAACACCGGTATCGGCTGGCACGAAGCACGTATCCCGACCATCGCCACCAAGGTGCCGCGCGCCGCGTTCACCAAGGTCACCGCCAAGCTCAAGGGCGAAGTCAGCATCCCGCTGATCACCACCAACCGCATCAACACCCCGGAAGTCGCCGAGCAGGTACTGGCCGAAGGCGACGCCGACATGGTGTCCATGGCGCGCCCCTTCCTCGCCGACCCGGATTTCGTCAACAAGGCCGCCGCCGGCCGCGCCGACGAAATCAACACCTGCATCGGCTGCAACCAGGCCTGCCTGGACCACACCTTCGGCGGCAAGCTGACCAGCTGCCTGGTCAACCCGCGTGCCTGCCACGAAACCGAGCTGAACTACATTCCGACCACTACCGTGAAGAAGATCGCCGTGGTCGGTGCCGGCCCGGCCGGGCTGTCCGCTGCCACCGTGGCGGCCGAGCGGGGCCACAGCGTGACCCTGTTCGATTCCTCCAGCGAAATCGGTGGCCAGTTCAACGTGGCCAAGCGCGTGCCGGGCAAGGAAGAGTTCTTCGAGACCCTGCGCTACTTCAAGCGCAAGCTGGAAACCACCGGCGTCGATCTGCGCCTGAATACCCGCGTGTCGGCCGATGATCTGGCCAAGGGCGGCTTTGACGAGGTCATCCTGGCCACCGGTATCGCCCCGCGCACCCCGGCCATTCCGGGTATCGAGCACGCCAAGGTGATCAGCTACCTGGACGCCATCCTGCAGCGCAAACCGGTCGGCCAGAAGGTTGCGGTGATCGGCGCCGGCGGCATTGGCTTCGACGTCTCCGAGTTCATCACCCACCAGGGCGAGGCCACCAGCCTCAACCGCGAGGAGTTCTGGAAGGAGTGGGGTATCGACACCGCGCTGGAAGCCCGCGGCGGCGTGGCGGGCGTGCAGGCTCATCCGCACCCGGCTGCGCGTGAAGTGTTCCTGCTGCAGCGCAAGAAATCCAAGGTCGGCGACGGCCTGGGCAAGACCACCGGCTGGATCCACCGCACCGGCCTGAAGAACAAGAATGTGCAGATGCTCAACTCGGTCGAGTACCTCAAGGTCGACGACGCCGGCCTGCACATCCGTATCGCTGAAGGCGAGCCGCAGGTGCTGCCGGTGGATACCGTGATCGTCTGCGCCGGCCAGGACCCGCTGCGCGAGCTGCAGGATGGCCTGGTGGCCGCCGGGCAGAACGTGCACCTGATCGGTGGCGCCGATGTCGCCAGCGAACTGGACGCCAAGCGTGCGATCAACCAGGGCTCGCGCCTCGCCGCCGAACTCTGA
- a CDS encoding hydrolase, translating to MRTQLSLLLVALLLGLAGSYLFWLRDAPPGHYLTDLRTDIAELGGPADWHGNLLTLNPALYPSDYSSPQQLSRKLDSILLQARDNALLTPETVVILPAQIGTWLLLSHEKPQVYSARSLDEVKLQLALNNPLSLLRTWLFTDGASWNELLLRMKAQQAADDYLKVFAHLARKHAVTLHAGSITLPSPQLLDGRIVTGYGELQAFGLTFASDGSILGPPRSQSLLASSVAPQLIEQTLGEDLLSTQGNGGNGPPLEIVTLRRNQSIATSVTFLRGRLWPVQTDQLNLRLTATMSDSPSQLQNFWITP from the coding sequence ATGCGTACCCAGCTCTCCCTGCTCCTCGTCGCCCTCCTGCTCGGCCTCGCCGGCAGCTACCTGTTCTGGCTGCGCGACGCGCCACCCGGCCACTACCTCACCGATCTGCGCACCGATATCGCAGAGCTGGGCGGGCCTGCGGACTGGCACGGCAACCTCCTGACCCTCAACCCCGCCCTGTACCCCAGCGACTACAGCAGCCCGCAACAGCTCAGCCGCAAGCTCGACAGCATCCTGCTACAGGCACGCGACAACGCCCTGCTGACGCCGGAGACGGTGGTGATCCTGCCCGCCCAGATCGGCACCTGGCTGTTGCTCAGCCACGAAAAACCGCAGGTCTACAGCGCCCGCAGCCTCGACGAGGTGAAACTGCAACTGGCGCTGAACAATCCGCTCAGCCTGCTGCGCACCTGGCTGTTCACCGATGGCGCCTCCTGGAACGAACTGCTGCTGCGCATGAAGGCGCAACAGGCGGCCGACGACTACCTCAAGGTCTTCGCCCACCTGGCGCGCAAGCACGCCGTGACCCTGCATGCCGGCAGCATCACCCTACCCTCACCGCAACTGCTCGATGGCCGCATCGTCACCGGCTATGGCGAGTTGCAGGCGTTCGGTCTGACCTTCGCCAGCGATGGCAGCATCCTCGGCCCGCCACGCAGCCAGAGCCTGCTGGCCAGCAGCGTTGCACCCCAGCTCATCGAGCAGACCCTGGGCGAGGATCTGCTCAGCACCCAGGGCAATGGCGGCAATGGCCCGCCGCTCGAAATCGTCACCTTGCGGCGTAACCAGAGTATTGCGACCAGCGTGACATTCCTGCGCGGCCGGCTCTGGCCGGTGCAAACCGATCAGCTCAACCTGCGGCTCACAGCAACGATGTCTGACAGCCCCAGCCAGCTGCAGAATTTCTGGATCACCCCATGA
- a CDS encoding AraC family transcriptional regulator, with amino-acid sequence MKSQRVRLGDLSVGFIHGLIAAVREAGQDPAPLLAQFGLDAARLAEPQGRLSIPRYMRLGHAAMQLCNDPALGLAMGRLSHLGQLGLAGVTAAQAPTLREAARTLTRFEPLYAHNYRGQSSFHEDNKGAWLRFYSISPYNAYNRFVVDSVLAGWHSHLSQLAGVALKVEKVEIEFAAPSYAERYSEAFGCPVEFSASANQLRLGLPTLALRGQAHCPSTWQQLLALGERELEQLTRTRSLRERITRLLGPLLHGREPDLEEVAARLQLPVWTLRRKLAEEGTQYRAILNDTRRDLAMAYIRDTELAFGEIAYLLGFASAEAFQRAFKRWSGQTPGEFRRHQRLQP; translated from the coding sequence ATGAAAAGCCAGCGCGTGCGCCTGGGCGACCTGTCTGTGGGTTTCATTCACGGCCTGATCGCCGCCGTGCGCGAAGCCGGCCAGGACCCCGCCCCCCTGCTCGCCCAGTTCGGCCTGGATGCCGCACGCCTGGCCGAACCCCAGGGGCGCCTGTCGATTCCGCGCTACATGCGCTTGGGCCACGCCGCCATGCAGCTATGCAACGACCCGGCCCTGGGCCTGGCCATGGGCCGCCTGAGCCATCTCGGCCAGCTCGGCCTGGCCGGTGTCACCGCTGCCCAGGCACCGACCCTGCGCGAAGCAGCACGCACCCTGACCCGCTTCGAACCACTTTATGCGCACAACTACCGTGGCCAATCGAGCTTCCACGAAGACAATAAGGGCGCCTGGCTGCGCTTCTATTCGATCAGCCCGTACAACGCCTACAACCGCTTCGTGGTCGACTCGGTGCTGGCAGGCTGGCACAGCCACCTGAGCCAACTGGCCGGCGTGGCGTTGAAGGTGGAAAAGGTCGAGATCGAATTCGCCGCACCCAGCTATGCCGAACGCTACAGCGAGGCCTTCGGCTGCCCGGTGGAATTCTCCGCCAGCGCTAACCAGCTGCGCCTTGGCTTGCCGACCCTGGCCCTGCGCGGCCAGGCGCACTGCCCGAGCACCTGGCAGCAACTGCTGGCACTGGGCGAACGCGAACTGGAACAGCTGACCCGCACGCGCAGCCTGCGCGAGCGCATCACGCGCCTGCTAGGACCATTGCTGCATGGCCGGGAACCGGATCTGGAGGAAGTGGCGGCACGCCTGCAACTGCCGGTGTGGACACTGCGGCGCAAGCTGGCGGAAGAAGGAACGCAATACCGGGCGATTCTCAACGATACCCGGCGCGATCTGGCGATGGCTTACATCAGGGACACCGAACTGGCGTTCGGCGAAATTGCCTATCTGCTCGGCTTTGCCTCGGCAGAGGCTTTTCAGCGGGCCTTCAAGCGCTGGAGCGGGCAGACTCCGGGGGAGTTCCGCCGCCACCAGCGCCTACAGCCCTGA
- a CDS encoding type II secretion system protein M: MSRFNRLTEPLRTRLEQLGLLPYWRGLPSRDRLALGLLGLFLLLALLYLALWRPAAQQVVQARAYLQQQRALHQYLQEHAPQLRAQSGKPQVSVDPAQLQGLVTASASSHGLNVERLDSQGDGAVQVSLQPAEFSRLLRWLVSLEEQGVRVDEAGLERADKELVSSRLLLRSGA, from the coding sequence ATGAGCCGTTTCAATCGACTGACTGAGCCACTGCGGACACGTCTGGAGCAGCTTGGCCTGCTGCCGTACTGGCGCGGCCTGCCGTCGCGTGATCGCCTGGCCCTGGGCCTGCTCGGCCTGTTTCTGCTGCTGGCATTGCTCTACCTGGCGCTCTGGCGCCCGGCGGCGCAGCAGGTGGTGCAGGCGCGTGCCTACCTGCAGCAGCAGCGTGCCTTGCACCAGTACCTGCAGGAGCATGCGCCGCAGCTGCGTGCGCAGAGCGGCAAACCGCAGGTCAGCGTCGATCCGGCGCAGCTGCAGGGCCTGGTCACCGCCAGCGCCAGCAGCCATGGCCTGAATGTCGAGCGCCTGGACAGCCAGGGCGACGGTGCCGTGCAGGTCAGCCTGCAGCCTGCCGAATTCAGTCGTTTGCTGCGCTGGCTGGTGAGCCTGGAAGAGCAGGGCGTGCGGGTCGACGAGGCCGGCCTGGAGCGGGCCGACAAGGAGCTGGTGAGCAGTCGGCTGTTGCTGCGCAGTGGCGCCTGA
- the gspL gene encoding type II secretion system protein GspL translates to MSALCVFLPPTACSAVDPELQVRRVQSGAVEQLPFAKAVPAADQAWRLILPVEAVTVCVVQLPTTKARWLQKALPFAVEELLAEDVELFHLCVGETLADGRQRVYALRRDWLGAWLALCGACLPQRIEVDADLLGGEGSQLLCLGERWLLGGSGEARLALQAQDWPQLQALCPAPRVAHVAVGQAVPAQVDECHELTQPYVWLAQQKAGGNLAQGAFARREATNDLGRWRPLLALLGLWLVLQWGFNLVQGWQLQREAEGYASASEALYRELFPDDNKLINLRAQFDQHLAEAEGSGQNLLLGLLDQAAQAINAEGAQVRVEQLDFNSQRGDLALNLQAQDFAALERLRTRLQQAGLAVEMGSASREDNGVSARLVIGGNG, encoded by the coding sequence ATGAGTGCGCTTTGTGTGTTTCTGCCGCCGACGGCCTGTTCTGCCGTCGACCCCGAGCTGCAGGTGCGGCGCGTGCAGAGTGGTGCGGTCGAGCAGTTGCCGTTTGCCAAAGCCGTACCGGCGGCGGACCAGGCCTGGCGCCTGATCCTGCCGGTGGAGGCGGTGACCGTGTGTGTCGTGCAGTTGCCGACCACCAAGGCGCGCTGGCTGCAGAAGGCGCTGCCGTTCGCCGTGGAAGAGCTGCTGGCCGAGGATGTCGAGCTGTTCCATCTGTGCGTCGGCGAGACCCTGGCCGATGGCCGTCAGCGAGTGTATGCCCTGCGCCGCGACTGGCTGGGCGCCTGGCTGGCGCTCTGCGGTGCCTGTCTGCCGCAGCGAATCGAGGTGGATGCCGACTTGCTCGGTGGTGAAGGCAGTCAGTTGCTCTGCCTGGGCGAACGTTGGCTGCTCGGCGGCAGCGGCGAGGCGCGCCTGGCCCTGCAGGCACAGGATTGGCCGCAGCTGCAGGCACTCTGTCCGGCGCCAAGGGTGGCACATGTGGCGGTTGGTCAGGCCGTACCGGCGCAGGTCGACGAGTGCCACGAGCTGACTCAGCCCTATGTCTGGCTGGCCCAGCAGAAAGCGGGCGGCAACCTGGCTCAGGGTGCCTTCGCCCGCCGCGAGGCGACAAATGATCTGGGGCGCTGGCGTCCGCTGCTGGCGCTGCTCGGCCTGTGGCTGGTGCTGCAGTGGGGCTTCAACCTGGTGCAGGGCTGGCAGTTGCAACGCGAGGCCGAGGGCTACGCCAGCGCCAGCGAGGCGCTGTACCGCGAGCTGTTCCCGGATGACAACAAGCTGATCAACCTGCGTGCGCAGTTCGATCAGCACCTGGCCGAGGCCGAAGGCAGTGGGCAGAACCTGTTGCTCGGCCTGCTCGATCAGGCGGCGCAGGCGATCAACGCCGAGGGCGCACAGGTGCGCGTCGAACAGCTGGATTTCAATTCCCAGCGTGGCGACCTGGCGTTGAACCTGCAGGCCCAGGATTTCGCCGCGCTGGAGCGTTTGCGTACGCGCCTGCAGCAGGCTGGACTGGCGGTCGAGATGGGCTCGGCCAGTCGCGAGGACAATGGCGTCAGTGCGCGCCTGGTGATCGGGGGTAATGGATGA
- the gspK gene encoding type II secretion system minor pseudopilin GspK: protein MSRQRGVALITVLLVVALVSVVCTGLVLRQQLAIRSTGNQLLVRQAQYYAEGGELLAKAILQRDLREGDPRQPLDHLGEPWANPKLSFPLDEGGELRLRIVDLSGRFNLNSLANGSTTADIALQRLRRLLLQLQMPVEYAERLQDWLDQDQENLGGNGAEDAQYLLLQPPYRTGPGLIREVSELRLLLGMKEAEYRRLLPFVCALPVEAKLNVNTASAQVLASLGENISASALDGVVAMQKRGGYRDLAGFAQQLGVPADTAGTAGTAGLDIGSQYFQVISEASLGERRQVLVSYLQRGNDGRVRVLARDLGQSGIAPPELTKESKQ, encoded by the coding sequence ATGAGTCGCCAGCGTGGGGTGGCACTGATCACCGTGCTGCTGGTGGTGGCCCTGGTCAGCGTGGTCTGCACCGGCCTGGTACTGCGCCAGCAGCTGGCCATCCGCAGCACCGGCAACCAGTTGCTGGTGCGCCAGGCGCAGTACTACGCCGAGGGCGGCGAGCTGCTGGCCAAGGCGATCCTGCAGCGCGACCTGCGCGAGGGCGATCCGCGCCAGCCGCTGGATCATCTGGGCGAGCCCTGGGCCAACCCGAAACTGAGTTTTCCCCTGGATGAAGGCGGCGAGCTGCGCCTGCGCATCGTCGACCTGTCCGGGCGCTTCAATCTCAATAGCCTGGCCAACGGCAGTACCACCGCCGACATTGCCCTGCAGCGTTTGCGTCGCCTGCTGCTGCAGCTGCAGATGCCGGTCGAATATGCCGAGCGCCTGCAGGACTGGCTGGATCAGGACCAGGAAAACCTAGGCGGCAATGGCGCCGAGGATGCCCAGTACCTGCTGCTGCAACCGCCCTATCGCACCGGGCCGGGGCTGATTCGCGAGGTGTCCGAGCTGCGCCTGCTGCTGGGTATGAAGGAGGCCGAGTACCGGCGTCTGCTGCCTTTCGTCTGCGCCTTGCCGGTCGAGGCCAAGCTGAATGTGAATACCGCCAGCGCCCAGGTGCTGGCCAGCCTGGGCGAGAATATTTCAGCGTCGGCGCTGGATGGGGTGGTGGCCATGCAGAAACGCGGTGGCTATCGTGACCTCGCCGGTTTTGCCCAGCAGCTTGGCGTGCCGGCGGATACAGCGGGGACAGCGGGGACAGCGGGTTTGGATATCGGCAGTCAGTATTTTCAGGTGATCAGCGAGGCGAGCCTGGGCGAGCGCCGCCAGGTGCTGGTCAGTTATCTGCAACGTGGCAATGATGGGCGCGTGCGTGTGCTGGCGCGTGATCTGGGGCAGAGCGGCATTGCGCCGCCTGAGCTCACCAAGGAGTCCAAGCAATGA
- the gspJ gene encoding type II secretion system minor pseudopilin GspJ — MRRSGGFTLLELLIAIAIFALLGLATYRMFDSVMQADRSQRAQEQRLRELTRAMAAFERDLLQVWRRPVRDPLGDVQPSMLGDSGTASNLEFTRNGWRNPLGLNRATLQRVRWQLQGEQWQRSYWAVLDQAQDSQPRVQQALGGVQRFELRFLDDEGRWLQNWPPANSSSDESLTLLPKAVELVIEQRHYGELRRLWRLPETAEQGQQGVPGGDGGDGGELLPEEPAPEPSA; from the coding sequence ATGAGGCGCAGTGGCGGCTTCACCCTGCTCGAACTGCTGATCGCCATCGCCATTTTTGCGCTGCTCGGCCTGGCCACCTACCGCATGTTCGACAGCGTGATGCAGGCCGACCGCAGCCAGCGTGCCCAGGAGCAGCGCCTGCGCGAACTGACCCGCGCCATGGCGGCTTTCGAGCGCGACCTGCTGCAGGTGTGGCGGCGGCCGGTGCGCGATCCGCTGGGCGACGTGCAGCCGAGCATGCTCGGTGACAGCGGCACGGCCAGCAACCTGGAGTTCACCCGCAATGGCTGGCGCAATCCGCTGGGCCTGAATCGCGCCACCTTGCAGCGGGTGCGCTGGCAGCTGCAGGGCGAGCAATGGCAGCGCAGTTACTGGGCGGTGCTGGATCAGGCGCAGGACAGCCAGCCGCGGGTGCAGCAGGCGCTTGGCGGGGTGCAGCGTTTCGAACTGCGCTTTCTCGATGATGAGGGGCGCTGGTTGCAGAACTGGCCGCCCGCCAATAGCAGCAGCGATGAGTCACTGACCTTGTTGCCCAAGGCTGTCGAACTGGTTATCGAACAGCGTCATTACGGCGAGCTGCGCCGCCTCTGGCGTCTGCCGGAAACCGCCGAACAGGGGCAACAGGGCGTGCCCGGTGGCGACGGCGGTGACGGCGGCGAGTTGCTGCCTGAAGAGCCCGCGCCGGAGCCGTCAGCATGA
- the gspI gene encoding type II secretion system minor pseudopilin GspI, with protein sequence MKRARGFTLLEVLVALGIFALVAASVLTATARSLQTAARLEDKTFALWLADNRLQELQLAETPPDDGSEKGEETYAGRRWLWQSQVQATSDPGMRRVTIWVALRPESGLRGKVEEQALVTLSGFLGSEP encoded by the coding sequence ATGAAGCGCGCGCGCGGTTTTACCCTGCTGGAAGTGCTGGTGGCCCTGGGCATCTTCGCCCTGGTCGCCGCCAGCGTGCTGACCGCCACTGCGCGTTCATTGCAGACCGCCGCGCGCCTGGAAGACAAGACCTTCGCCCTGTGGCTGGCGGACAACCGCCTGCAGGAGCTGCAACTGGCCGAGACGCCGCCGGACGACGGCAGCGAGAAGGGCGAAGAAACCTACGCCGGGCGGCGCTGGCTGTGGCAGAGCCAGGTGCAGGCGACCAGCGATCCGGGCATGCGCCGCGTCACCATCTGGGTGGCCTTGCGCCCCGAGAGTGGCTTGCGCGGCAAGGTCGAGGAGCAGGCGCTGGTGACCCTCAGCGGCTTCCTCGGGAGCGAGCCATGA
- the gspH gene encoding type II secretion system minor pseudopilin GspH, with protein sequence MRRAHGFTLVELLVVLVILGALTGMAVLGSGMAASPARQLNDEAERLAGLLRVLLDEAVLDNREYGVRFERQSYQVLRYEPQRGQWQALEDDARVHGLPDWVELSIELDEQALTLPSPTGKGAAKMPVPQLLILSSGELSPFRLRLSGNERGGPALLISSDGFSEPLIEAEKSSGKAP encoded by the coding sequence ATGCGCCGGGCGCACGGCTTCACCCTGGTCGAGCTGCTGGTGGTGCTGGTGATACTCGGCGCCCTGACCGGCATGGCCGTGCTTGGCAGCGGCATGGCCGCCAGCCCGGCGCGCCAGCTGAACGACGAGGCCGAGCGCCTGGCCGGCCTGCTGCGCGTGTTGCTCGACGAAGCCGTGCTGGATAACCGCGAATACGGTGTGCGCTTCGAGCGCCAGTCCTACCAGGTGCTGCGTTACGAGCCGCAGCGTGGTCAGTGGCAGGCGCTGGAAGACGACGCCAGGGTGCACGGCCTGCCCGACTGGGTGGAGCTGAGCATCGAGCTGGACGAACAGGCCCTGACCCTGCCCAGCCCTACCGGCAAGGGCGCGGCGAAGATGCCGGTGCCGCAATTGCTGATCCTCTCCAGCGGCGAGCTCAGCCCGTTCCGCCTGCGCCTGTCCGGGAACGAGCGCGGTGGGCCGGCGCTGCTGATTTCCAGCGACGGCTTCAGCGAGCCGCTGATCGAGGCGGAAAAGTCGTCGGGTAAGGCGCCATGA
- the gspG gene encoding type II secretion system major pseudopilin GspG — MNKLGKQGGFTLIEIMVVVVILGILAALVVPQVMGRPDQAKVTVAQNDIRAIGAALDMYKLDNQNYPSTQQGLEALVKKPTGNPPAKNWNAEGYLKKLPVDPWGNTYLYLAPGTHGKIDLYSLGADGQEGGEGGDADIGNWEL, encoded by the coding sequence ATGAACAAGCTGGGCAAACAAGGTGGCTTCACCCTGATCGAGATCATGGTGGTGGTGGTGATCCTCGGCATCCTCGCCGCGCTGGTGGTGCCGCAGGTGATGGGTCGGCCGGACCAGGCCAAGGTCACCGTGGCGCAGAACGATATCCGTGCCATCGGCGCCGCGCTGGACATGTACAAGCTGGACAACCAGAACTACCCGAGCACCCAGCAGGGCCTCGAGGCACTGGTGAAGAAACCCACCGGCAACCCGCCGGCGAAGAACTGGAACGCCGAGGGCTACCTGAAGAAGCTGCCGGTCGACCCGTGGGGCAACACCTACCTGTATTTGGCGCCGGGCACCCACGGCAAGATCGACCTCTACTCCCTGGGCGCCGACGGCCAGGAAGGCGGCGAGGGCGGCGACGCCGATATTGGCAACTGGGAACTCTGA